Genomic window (Eubalaena glacialis isolate mEubGla1 chromosome X, mEubGla1.1.hap2.+ XY, whole genome shotgun sequence):
AGGCCAGCCACTGAGGCACCTAGGACACAAAAGTTGGGCAAACACTCTCCGGATCCTGTAAGTGCCCGTAGGGTCAGCCCCTGAGAGTATGTGTCGCTTTAACTTTTGTGTCAGAGGTGCCTGCTCACCTCACAGTGGTCCCAGCCCTGTGACTGGTCAGCCCAGCCCAAGGCCCTCCCTGACACTACATCATAGACTAATTCCTTAGGTGACTGCTGCATAGCTAGCTACCTACCGGTGGCAGCCTGCCTGGTGTTTACCAGCCTGGCCTGATGAGAAAGAGGGTCGGGGCCACATCTTCTTCCAACCCTAGGTAGGCGAGAGACCAGCACCAACTTTACCATTATCCTGAAAtggcgtgggctccagagtgttaGAGGGCGGAGCCGAATTGGAGAGCTCGCAGGGCCAGCCAGGATGGGATGggtggcagaggcaggggctggagcaGCACCTCCAGCCACCTGGAGCCTAGGGCTTTCGGCTCCCAAGAACAAGCGCTCTGCTTTCAAACGAGGAACAGTATGGTTGGTTGGTGCGGTGATTGGTCATGGTGgatcaaaaataaaagacattcaggATATGACAAGCACCAAAATACAGATCATAAAAGGTGATTCTGAAGCAGAGGTAAAAATTTTTGGCAGCAAAGACATGAAAGCCAAGCCCAAAGCAGCTATAGAAACTcttcttaagaaacaagaaagacaCTACAGTTCAGAATCCAGTGTTGATAATGCTGCATCCCAACCCTCTGTTGGAACAGGCTCAAGCAGAGATAACACTGCTAGAGGAGCTCAGCCACTGATAGACTAGGATCGAGTAAAGGCCGAAGTTGTAcggtgggaaaaaagaaaatgggcagaTTTATCACCAATTAAGAAAAACTTTTACATAGAATCCAAAGCAACAAGGTCATTGTCTCAAGTGCAAGTAGACACttggagaaaggaaaatttcaacATAATGTGTGATGACTTGAAAGATGGTGAAAAACGTCCCATCCCCAATCCGATTTGCAAATTTGAAGATGCTTTCCAACATTATCCTGAACTTATGAAAAGCATTGAAAAAGCTGGTTTTTGAAACCCAATGCCAATTCAGTCACAGGCATGGCCTACTATTCTACAAGGAATAGATCTTATAGGAATTGCCCAAACTGGAACGGGCAAAACACTGTCCTATTTAATGCATGGGTTTATTCGTCTCCATTCTCAACCAATATCTAGAGAACAAAGGAATGGACCCGGCATGCTAGTCCTTACACCCACTAGAGAATTAGCTCTTCAGGTGGAAGCTGAATGTTCTAAGTATTCATATAAAGGTCTTAAAAGTGTTTGTATATACGGCGGTGGaaacagaaaaggacaaatacgAGATGTTACCAAAGGTGTAGACATCATCATTGCAACTCCTGGAAGACTGAATGATCTGCAAATGAATAACTTTGTCAACCTAAGAAGCATAACCTACTTAGTCTTAGATGAGGCAGATAAAATGCTGGATCTGGAGTTTGAGCACCAAATAATGAAGATTTTATTAGCTGTGCGCCCAGACCGGCAGACTGTTGTGACAAGGGCAACTTGGCCAGATACCATTTGTCGACTTGCACAATCTTACTTGAAAGAGCCTATGATTGTTTATACTGGTACTCTGGATCTAGTTCATGTAAACACAGTGAGGCAAAATATAATTGTTACCACAGAAGAAGAAAGACGATCTCTTATCTGAGAATTCCTACAGAGCTTGTCACCCAAAGACAAAGTCATCGTGTTTGTCAGCAGAAAACTTGTTGCTGATGACTTATCAAGCGATTTAAGTAACCAAGGCATAACTGTACAATCCCTGCACAGTGACAGAGAACAGAGTAATCGTGAGCAAGCATTAGAGGACTTAAAAAGTGGAAAAGTGAAAATACTGATTGCTACTGATTTAGCATCCCGAGGCCTCGATATTAGTGATGTCACACACGTATATAATTACAATTCTCCATGGAATATTGAAGAATATGTACACAGAGTAGGGCGTACTGGAAGAGCAGGAGAGATGGGCGTATCAGTTACCCTTATGACTCAAGGTGATTGGAAGATTGCCGGTAAATTGATTAAAGTTCTGCAAAGAGCAAATCAGAGTGTCCCAGAAGATCTTGTATCGATGGCTGAGCGATACAAATTACCTAGACAAAAAAGGGacccaaaaaataaatcaagaaaatcttaagaaaaatccagaaagttttACTGATGTCTACATTGAAAAGTTGTACCAGGCTGCTAGAAGATTCAAGATATGTTCAAGTTATGCAGTATTCATGTTACATAAGGAAGTACTGGAAACGTACTGGTAGTTAGAAAACATTTAACCAAATTCTTAAATAATACCACCAAGCTTTCAATGCATGTTCCTTAATAAAATCAAAAGTGTTTTGAAAATGAGAGAGTGTTTTGTGCTTGTTAAAGTCTACTTTCTTTTATAGCCTGCCATGTCCAGCTGTGTCTTCTCTAAAAGACTTGGTAGAAGACAACAATGGTGCTTTTCTTGCTTTAAAATAGTTGTACTGGATTGAAACATAGTTTTCATCAAGCTTATCCcagtcaaaatattttatttcccccAGTGGTTGGTGACATGATTCCTAAAAATATTTCCACTATCattccttaatttttaatattcattagaAAATAAATGCTCAATCTTTTAGAAGATTCCATAATTCTATTTTTTCCGATAGATGTGACTAATAGAGCAGAGTGTCTGACTCACTGGGAATCAGATCCTCAAATGAATTCT
Coding sequences:
- the DDX53 gene encoding LOW QUALITY PROTEIN: DEAD box protein 53 (The sequence of the model RefSeq protein was modified relative to this genomic sequence to represent the inferred CDS: deleted 1 base in 1 codon; substituted 5 bases at 5 genomic stop codons), translated to MAWAPECXRAEPNWRARRASQDGMGGRGRGWSSTSSHLEPRAFGSQEQALCFQTRNSMLVGAVIGHGGSKIKDIQDMTSTKIQIIKGDSEAEVKIFGSKDMKAKPKAAIETLLKKQERHYSSESSVDNAASQPSVGTGSSRDNTARGAQPLIDXDRVKAEVVRWEKRKWADLSPIKKNFYIESKATRSLSQVQVDTWRKENFNIMCDDLKDGEKRPIPNPICKFEDAFQHYPELMKSIEKAGFXNPMPIQSQAWPTILQGIDLIGIAQTGTGKTLSYLMHGFIRLHSQPISREQRNGPGMLVLTPTRELALQVEAECSKYSYKGLKSVCIYGGGNRKGQIRDVTKGVDIIIATPGRLNDLQMNNFVNLRSITYLVLDEADKMLDLEFEHQIMKILLAVRPDRQTVVTRATWPDTICRLAQSYLKEPMIVYTGTLDLVHVNTVRQNIIVTTEEERRSLIXEFLQSLSPKDKVIVFVSRKLVADDLSSDLSNQGITVQSLHSDREQSNREQALEDLKSGKVKILIATDLASRGLDISDVTHVYNYNSPWNIEEYVHRVGRTGRAGEMGVSVTLMTQGDWKIAGKLIKVLQRANQSVPEDLVSMAERYKLPRQKRDPKNKSRKSXEKSRKFY